The genomic stretch CCTACTGCTTTGACCGGGCGGCCCTCTTCGCCGCCCTTGATGCGATCACCCCGGCCAACGCCCAGGGTGAATACTACCTGACTGATGTGCTGGCCATCTTCCGCCAGCGGGGCGGCCTTGTGGTCGCTCACACCTTGCAGGACGAAAGGGAGATCCTCGGGATCAACTCGCGGGTGCAGCTCGCTGAAGCCGAGGCGGTCCTCCAGGACCGGCTGCGCCGCAAATGGATGGACGCCGGCGTGACCCTGATCGATCCCCCATCGGTGTTTTTCCACACCAAGGCGGTCGTCGGCGCCGACACTATCATTTATCCCCAGACGATCATCGAAGGGGAGACGGTCATCGGCGAAGGCTGCCGGATAGGTCCGGCGACGCGGATATGTGACAGCCGGATCGGAGAGAACGTGGTGATCCAGAACTCCGTCGTGCTCGACAGCCGGATCGGCGATGACTGCGCCGTCGGCCCCTTCGCCTATCTGCGCCCGGGGACATGCCTGGCTGAGGCGGTCAAGGTGGGCGACTTCGTGGAGATCAAGAAGTCGGTCATCGGCAAGGGCTCCAAGGTGCCCCACCTCAGCTACGTGGGCGATGCCACCGTTGGCGAAGACGTCAACATCGGCGCCGGCACGATCACCTGCAACTATGACGGAAAACATAAACATGTCACTGCCATCGAAGACGGGGCTTTTATCGGTTCCAACACCAACCTGGTGGCGCCGGTCACCGTCGGCGCCCATGCGCTGATCGGGGCGGGATCGACCATCACCAAAGACGTCCCCGCCGGCGCGTTGGCGGTGGAACGTTCCCGCATGAAGATCAAGGAGAACTTTCTCGGCCGGAAGCACAAGGGCTCGCAGTGACGCGCACAGCACGGAAAACGGCTAAACCCATCAGGAGGTGCCACCATGTCCTTTTTCAATAAAAAGTTAAAAATCTTCACGGGGAACGCCAACCCGGCGCTGGCGGAAGAGATTGCCGAGTACCTGGGGGTCCAGGTGGGCGCGGCGAAGGTCAAGAGCTTCAGCGACGGCGAGATTCAGATGGAGATCGATGAGAGTGTCCGCGGCGCCGATGTCTTCGTCGTCCAGCCGACCTGCTATCCTGTCAATGAAAACATCATGGAACTGCTGATCATGGTGGACGCCTTGCGCCGCGCCTCAGCGCGGCGGATCACCGCTGTTCTACCTTATTATGGGTACGCCCGGCAGGACCGGAAGGTGCGTGCCCGGGCGCCGATTTCGGCGAAACTGGTGGCCAATATCCTGACGGCCGCCGGCGCCCGCCGCGTCGTCACAATGGACCTCCATGCCGGCCAGATCCAGGGCTTCTTCGACATCCCTGTCGACCACCTGCCCGGTGTGCCCATCCTGGCCGAGTACTTCCTCAACAAGGGGCTCCAAGACATCGTTGTCGTCTCGCCCGACCTGGGCGGGGTGACCCGGGCGCGGGACCTGGCTGAGCGGATCGGCGCCTCCCTGGCCATCATCGACAAGCGCCGCCCTGAGCCGAACGTCTCCGAGGTCATGAACGTCATCGGCGATATTGAAGGCAAGACCGTCGTCATCACCGACGACATCATCGACACGGCCGGTACCATCGTCAACGGCGCCAAGGCCCTCCTGGAGCGGGGCGCCCGCGAGGTCTACACCTGCGCCACCCATGGCGTCCTGTCGGGACCGGCCATCGAGCGGATCCAGAACTCGCCCATCAAAGAGATGATCCTGACCAACACGATCCCCCTGCCGCCGGAAAAGCAGATCGATAAGATCCGCGTTCTCTCTGTGGCGCCGCTGCTCGGCGAGGCGATCATTCGCATCCACGAGGACCTGTCGGTGAGCAAGTTGTTTGACTGAGTCAAGGGGTATTGTATCGCTACGGAGCCCCCAGGCTGATTTGACTGGGGGTATTGAAGAGGCCTGAGAAAAAGCGAGCGAAGCCGGAAGAAGCCCGGTTCGCTCGCTTTCCCCTTTTTTCATTACCGGCGCCGGCCTATTTCGTTTCCCCCTCGGCCGGCGAGGACGACGCCGGCCCGGCTTCCGGGGTAAGCGCCGGGGGCATCGCACAGTCGGAGGTGGCGGCCGCTTCCCGGGCTGCCGGTGAATCGCATGACAGATCATGGGCCGGAGAGGTGAGCGACGGTGGGGCCTCGACAATAGCGACGGCAGCAGGCGTTGGCAAAGCGGCAGTTGTCGCCTCGGGAGTCGGCTGTAGGACGATCGTTGCCGGAGCCTCAAGCGCCGCTGAGGAAACAGCCGGAAGAGGGCCTGCCATTGGGGAGAAATCGGCAGTTGCCCACTGTGCTGGCCCATCCGGTGGCGGGGAGGCGACCTTTTTCGAGGCCTGTTCGGCCTGCGCTGTTGTGGTCAGCGCTGTGGCTGTCGTTGATGTAGCGGGGGCAGACGAAGCAGCCGGGGCGGCGGGGGGCGACGAGGAGCCCCCGGCGTACTCGGGGGCCTTCCAGGGATTCAGATCGTCATCGTCGCCTGGTCCCTTTTTTCGGGCATCAAGGCCGATGGCCCGCCCGATGGCGCTGCCCCACTCCTTGCTCAGGCTGACCGTCGAGGTCCAGAAGCGCTCCGTCTGTTCGCTCACTTTTTTGACAGTGCCCTCAAAGGCGCTTTCCACAGGGGTCAACTGATCGAGGGCATCCTCATAGACGAGGACCATGGCTGGGCTGATGGTGCGGATGGCCGTCGCCGGC from Heliomicrobium modesticaldum Ice1 encodes the following:
- the glmU gene encoding bifunctional UDP-N-acetylglucosamine diphosphorylase/glucosamine-1-phosphate N-acetyltransferase GlmU; protein product: MHKRTAVVLAAGKGTRMKSRQPKVLHEVAGQPMICHVLDALTDCGVAQPIVVIGHGGEAVRQRLGDRACYAWQQEQLGTGHAVMMARPEVPEEVETVMVLCGDTPLLTGATLSALWETHEQSGAMGTVLTAVIDDPKGYGRILRDDAGHVTAIVEEKDADEKQKTIREINAGTYCFDRAALFAALDAITPANAQGEYYLTDVLAIFRQRGGLVVAHTLQDEREILGINSRVQLAEAEAVLQDRLRRKWMDAGVTLIDPPSVFFHTKAVVGADTIIYPQTIIEGETVIGEGCRIGPATRICDSRIGENVVIQNSVVLDSRIGDDCAVGPFAYLRPGTCLAEAVKVGDFVEIKKSVIGKGSKVPHLSYVGDATVGEDVNIGAGTITCNYDGKHKHVTAIEDGAFIGSNTNLVAPVTVGAHALIGAGSTITKDVPAGALAVERSRMKIKENFLGRKHKGSQ
- a CDS encoding ribose-phosphate diphosphokinase, with translation MSFFNKKLKIFTGNANPALAEEIAEYLGVQVGAAKVKSFSDGEIQMEIDESVRGADVFVVQPTCYPVNENIMELLIMVDALRRASARRITAVLPYYGYARQDRKVRARAPISAKLVANILTAAGARRVVTMDLHAGQIQGFFDIPVDHLPGVPILAEYFLNKGLQDIVVVSPDLGGVTRARDLAERIGASLAIIDKRRPEPNVSEVMNVIGDIEGKTVVITDDIIDTAGTIVNGAKALLERGAREVYTCATHGVLSGPAIERIQNSPIKEMILTNTIPLPPEKQIDKIRVLSVAPLLGEAIIRIHEDLSVSKLFD
- a CDS encoding PRC-barrel domain-containing protein — translated: MLASKSLLTRPIVSLDEGQKLGTVRGLVVDPEALEVVALQVDQKGLFREQKIIPYTKVHSIGDDAIVIDRSSQVQRATNLPHLFELIKSKTVIIGSKVLTTLGQKIGVVVEYYFDHRTGKLLTIEIRGHFGEGWFNSRALLPATAIRTISPAMVLVYEDALDQLTPVESAFEGTVKKVSEQTERFWTSTVSLSKEWGSAIGRAIGLDARKKGPGDDDDLNPWKAPEYAGGSSSPPAAPAASSAPATSTTATALTTTAQAEQASKKVASPPPDGPAQWATADFSPMAGPLPAVSSAALEAPATIVLQPTPEATTAALPTPAAVAIVEAPPSLTSPAHDLSCDSPAAREAAATSDCAMPPALTPEAGPASSSPAEGETK